The Balnearium lithotrophicum genome has a window encoding:
- a CDS encoding potassium channel family protein yields MKKLLPKKYSEEKILEILMKFRAPLIIALVTVMASTIGYMVISGVDLLRAFYMTVLTVTTIGYGEMWDMTNRDRVFNLFVMVIGVGAVMGYSLAVLIDLVSSGELIKILRFRKMVGDISALKGHYLIFGFNDYVTELIFELRKNGIPVVVISDDDKLEEFAEEHQIRYYLKLDPTKENSVYLANVKSAVGAIVATDNDYKNLAVTLTVKNIVNKENIYPFFILGIVKNSEFSEKLKLVGADFVETIPSIVSKRISVLAKKPPIFGEKSLLEEILFGEHVFIDIEEFMVQPNSPLVGKSLKELKLKNKFGITIIAIRKRDGRVIYTPNSDTVIEALDLLVVVAPAERIKRVIKVLSKGGVTSRSSILRKKLKERLEG; encoded by the coding sequence TTGAAAAAGTTACTACCTAAAAAGTACAGCGAGGAAAAGATACTTGAAATTCTAATGAAGTTTAGAGCTCCCCTCATAATCGCCCTCGTAACTGTAATGGCCTCAACTATCGGTTACATGGTAATTTCGGGTGTTGACCTTCTTAGAGCTTTCTACATGACAGTACTTACAGTTACGACAATCGGTTACGGTGAGATGTGGGATATGACAAACAGGGATAGGGTATTCAACCTCTTTGTAATGGTTATAGGTGTTGGAGCAGTAATGGGTTACTCCTTAGCAGTTTTGATTGACCTTGTATCGAGTGGAGAACTCATAAAAATTTTGAGGTTTAGAAAAATGGTAGGGGATATTTCAGCTTTGAAGGGACACTACCTAATCTTTGGCTTTAACGACTACGTGACAGAACTGATTTTTGAACTTCGAAAAAACGGTATTCCTGTAGTTGTAATTAGTGACGACGATAAGCTTGAGGAGTTTGCAGAAGAACACCAAATTAGATACTACCTTAAACTCGACCCTACAAAGGAAAATAGTGTCTATCTTGCAAATGTAAAGTCTGCTGTAGGAGCAATAGTAGCTACAGACAACGATTACAAGAACTTAGCTGTAACCCTTACTGTTAAGAACATAGTTAATAAGGAAAATATATATCCATTTTTCATCTTAGGAATTGTGAAGAATTCCGAGTTTTCAGAAAAACTTAAGCTTGTGGGAGCTGACTTTGTAGAGACAATACCCTCAATAGTCTCAAAGAGGATTTCCGTTCTTGCTAAGAAACCTCCTATTTTCGGAGAGAAATCTCTTTTAGAGGAAATACTATTCGGGGAACATGTTTTTATAGATATCGAGGAATTTATGGTTCAACCGAACTCTCCATTAGTAGGAAAAAGCCTGAAGGAATTAAAGTTAAAGAACAAATTTGGAATAACCATCATAGCAATAAGAAAAAGGGACGGAAGAGTTATCTATACTCCCAACAGTGATACGGTAATAGAAGCACTTGACCTATTGGTCGTGGTAGCTCCTGCCGAAAGGATAAAAAGGGTTATAAAGGTCCTTTCCAAAGGGGGAGTTACTTCGAGAAGTTCCATTCTGAGGAAAAAGCTGAAGGAGAGATTGGAGGGATAG